A genomic region of Noviherbaspirillum sp. L7-7A contains the following coding sequences:
- a CDS encoding peptidylprolyl isomerase — protein sequence MTSRSLLTSLRLKRIMPALLCALLAAPPSGAQTLKAPGAGAGPRLGGGTPASPAPAAQLPSATAPASASTSASQRVRPIDAIVAVVNSEVITAQELESRMQTVEARLRSQGGTVPPRAQFQQQLLERMIVDRAQLQLAKENGLRVDDTLLDAAVARIAEQNNVTLAEMRRKVESDGVSFARFREDIRNEILLQRLREREVDSKVQITESEIDNFLASGGGGAAQAAQPEINLAQILVRIPENASAEQIAQRRARAEEALKQLRTGADFAQIAAAYSDATDALKGGDMGWRTPDRLPQLFVDAVAERRDNELVVVKSANGFHILRVLGRRTATPAKAGASVPAVTQTRARHILIKVNQVVPANEARRKLVELKERLDNKAATFPELARLYSNDGSASKGGDLGWLYPGDTVPEFERAMNALQPGQISEPIESPFGFHLIQVIERKTDDVTQERQRMMARQALRERKIEEATEEWLRQLRDRTYVEYRSEELGAAAGATGATR from the coding sequence ATGACTTCCCGTTCTCTCCTCACGTCGCTTCGCCTCAAGCGCATCATGCCGGCGCTGCTGTGCGCCTTGCTGGCTGCGCCTCCGTCCGGGGCGCAAACCCTCAAGGCGCCCGGCGCAGGCGCTGGTCCGCGCCTGGGCGGCGGCACGCCGGCCTCCCCGGCGCCCGCCGCCCAGCTGCCGTCGGCGACCGCGCCGGCTTCGGCTTCGACCTCCGCTTCCCAGCGGGTACGCCCGATCGACGCCATCGTCGCTGTCGTCAACAGCGAAGTCATCACCGCCCAGGAACTGGAATCGCGGATGCAGACCGTCGAGGCACGCCTGCGCAGCCAGGGCGGCACCGTGCCGCCGCGCGCCCAGTTCCAGCAGCAGCTATTGGAACGCATGATCGTCGACCGCGCGCAGTTGCAGCTGGCCAAGGAAAACGGCCTGCGGGTCGACGACACGCTGCTCGACGCGGCCGTGGCCCGCATCGCCGAGCAGAACAATGTGACCCTGGCCGAGATGCGGCGCAAGGTCGAAAGCGACGGTGTGAGCTTTGCCCGCTTCCGTGAAGACATCCGCAATGAAATCCTGCTGCAGCGCCTGCGCGAGCGCGAAGTCGACAGCAAGGTGCAGATCACCGAGTCCGAGATCGACAATTTCCTGGCCTCGGGCGGCGGCGGCGCGGCGCAGGCCGCGCAACCTGAAATCAACCTGGCGCAGATTCTGGTGCGCATCCCCGAAAACGCCAGCGCCGAGCAGATCGCCCAGCGCCGCGCGCGCGCCGAGGAAGCCCTGAAGCAGTTGCGCACCGGCGCCGACTTCGCCCAGATAGCCGCCGCCTATTCCGACGCCACCGATGCATTGAAGGGCGGCGACATGGGATGGCGCACGCCGGACCGCCTGCCGCAGCTGTTCGTCGATGCGGTGGCCGAGCGGCGCGACAACGAACTGGTCGTGGTCAAGAGCGCCAATGGCTTTCATATCCTGCGCGTGCTCGGTCGCCGCACCGCCACGCCGGCCAAGGCCGGCGCCTCGGTGCCGGCCGTTACCCAGACCCGTGCCCGCCACATCCTGATCAAGGTGAACCAGGTGGTGCCGGCCAACGAAGCCCGGCGCAAGCTGGTGGAACTCAAGGAGCGGCTGGACAACAAGGCCGCCACCTTCCCCGAACTGGCGCGGCTGTATTCCAATGACGGCTCTGCTTCCAAGGGCGGCGACCTGGGCTGGCTGTATCCGGGCGACACCGTGCCGGAGTTCGAGCGCGCGATGAATGCGCTGCAGCCAGGCCAGATCAGCGAGCCGATCGAATCGCCATTCGGCTTCCACCTGATTCAGGTGATCGAGCGCAAGACCGACGATGTCACGCAGGAGCGCCAGCGCATGATGGCGCGCCAGGCGCTGCGCGAGCGCAAGATCGAGGAGGCGACCGAGGAATGGCTGCGCCAGCTGCGCGACCGCACTTACGTCGAATACCGCTCCGAGGAGCTCGGCGCGGCTGCCGGCGCAACCGGCGCAACCCGGTGA
- a CDS encoding LPS-assembly protein LptD produces MTRRQRYFRTLPAVRALTLAVLASLPALAAAQARYQRPVDDPNAPTTLGAERLTGRPDREITLERDAEVTRGGTTLNADRADYDIVDDRVKASGNVRLKRFKDRFTGDDLDLKLDTGEGYIDNPTYHLEMRNAQGTADRIDFVSDDQAVVHNGTYSTCEAPDQDWYLSSRTINLDSGRDIGTAERAVLYFKGVPLLASPYMSFPLSDQRKTGFLPPTFGTSNRNGIEASTPYYINIAPNRDLTLYPRMISQRGLQLGAHARYLGDGYSGQTRVEGLMNDSQTGQSRGALTMLHNQRLAPSLSFNANVNMASDDQYPNDFPHSITNSRQRLLARDLSLNYAQPYWNMIARTSSYQVLQDPLAPIGLPYDRLPQISLNAARQELGGFDVSLKSDFTRFYHPTLVRGDRSVINPRVSYPILAPGYFITPSLSMHATSYNLTNQAADQPNTLTRTLPTFSLDSGLVFERDASFLGRPATQTLEPRLFYTYTPYRDQSKFPIFDTALAEFSFAQIFSENRYVGNDRITDSNQLTAAVVSRFIEEDGVERLRVALGQRFYFNQQQVAGNASNAENKSDLLAAMSGQVTPTLLLDAGVQYSQSQRKTNASSLGVRWLPGPQQVFNLQYKRDVPTAVDLLNVSTQWPITRRFYGVGRVNYSLEERKVSESLFGVEYKADCWIFRVVAQRTPTATNVATSSLFFQLELNGLSSLGSNPYRALRNNIPGYNRLSESEP; encoded by the coding sequence ATGACTCGCCGCCAACGCTATTTCCGCACTCTACCCGCGGTGCGTGCGCTGACGCTGGCCGTGCTCGCCTCGCTGCCCGCGCTGGCCGCCGCCCAGGCCAGGTACCAGCGCCCCGTGGACGATCCGAACGCACCCACCACCCTGGGGGCCGAGCGCCTGACCGGCCGGCCTGACCGCGAGATCACGCTGGAGCGCGACGCCGAAGTCACTCGCGGCGGCACCACGCTCAACGCCGACCGCGCCGACTACGACATCGTCGACGACCGGGTCAAGGCCAGCGGCAACGTCCGGCTGAAGCGCTTCAAGGACCGCTTCACCGGCGACGACCTGGACCTGAAGCTCGATACCGGCGAAGGCTATATCGACAATCCGACCTATCACCTGGAAATGCGCAATGCCCAGGGCACGGCCGACCGCATCGACTTCGTGTCGGACGACCAGGCGGTGGTGCACAACGGCACCTACAGCACCTGCGAGGCGCCGGACCAGGACTGGTACCTGTCGTCGCGCACCATCAATCTCGACAGCGGGCGCGACATCGGCACGGCCGAGCGGGCGGTGCTGTACTTCAAGGGCGTGCCGCTGCTGGCCTCGCCCTACATGAGCTTTCCGCTGTCGGACCAGCGCAAGACCGGCTTTTTGCCGCCCACATTCGGCACCAGCAACCGCAACGGCATTGAAGCCTCGACGCCTTACTACATCAACATCGCGCCCAACCGCGACCTGACGCTGTACCCGCGCATGATTTCACAGCGCGGCCTGCAGCTCGGCGCCCATGCGCGCTACCTGGGCGACGGCTACTCCGGGCAGACCCGCGTCGAAGGCCTGATGAACGACAGCCAGACCGGCCAGAGCCGCGGCGCGCTGACCATGCTGCACAACCAGAGGCTGGCGCCGTCGCTGTCGTTCAATGCCAATGTGAACATGGCATCGGACGACCAGTATCCGAATGATTTCCCGCACAGCATCACCAACAGCCGGCAGCGGCTGCTGGCACGCGACCTCAGCCTGAACTATGCCCAGCCCTATTGGAACATGATCGCCCGCACGTCGAGCTACCAGGTGCTGCAGGACCCGCTGGCGCCGATCGGCCTGCCGTATGACCGGCTGCCGCAGATTAGCCTCAACGCCGCCCGCCAGGAACTGGGTGGCTTCGACGTCAGCCTGAAGTCGGACTTCACCCGCTTCTATCATCCGACCCTGGTGCGGGGCGACCGCTCGGTGATCAATCCGCGGGTTTCCTACCCGATCCTGGCGCCCGGCTACTTCATTACGCCGAGCCTGTCGATGCATGCGACCAGCTACAACCTGACCAATCAGGCGGCGGACCAGCCCAACACCCTGACCCGCACGCTGCCCACCTTTTCGCTCGACAGCGGCCTGGTGTTCGAGCGCGATGCGAGCTTTCTGGGCAGGCCCGCCACGCAAACCCTGGAGCCGCGGCTGTTCTATACCTACACGCCGTACAGGGACCAGAGCAAGTTTCCGATCTTTGACACCGCGCTGGCCGAGTTCAGCTTCGCGCAGATCTTCAGCGAAAACCGCTATGTCGGCAACGACCGCATCACCGATTCCAACCAGCTGACCGCGGCCGTGGTGTCGCGCTTCATCGAGGAGGATGGCGTCGAGCGGCTGCGCGTGGCCCTGGGCCAGCGCTTCTACTTCAACCAGCAGCAGGTGGCCGGCAACGCCAGCAATGCCGAAAACAAGTCCGACCTGCTGGCCGCGATGTCCGGCCAGGTGACGCCGACCCTGCTGCTGGATGCCGGCGTCCAGTACAGCCAGAGCCAGCGCAAGACCAATGCATCCAGCCTGGGCGTGCGCTGGCTGCCGGGGCCCCAGCAGGTGTTCAACCTGCAATACAAGCGCGATGTGCCGACCGCGGTCGACCTGCTGAACGTCTCCACCCAGTGGCCGATCACGCGCCGCTTCTATGGCGTGGGGCGCGTGAACTACTCGCTGGAGGAAAGGAAGGTTTCCGAAAGCCTGTTCGGCGTGGAATACAAGGCCGACTGCTGGATCTTCCGGGTCGTGGCGCAGCGCACGCCGACGGCGACCAATGTCGCGACTTCCTCGCTGTTTTTCCAGCTTGAACTGAACGGCCTGTCCAGCCTGGGCTCCAATCCCTACAGGGCACTGCGCAACAACATCCCCGGTTACAACCGCCTCTCCGAATCGGAGCCCTGA
- a CDS encoding phosphotransferase encodes MPEQFPNDPRLEQASQWLATLTAPALRCDTLRPASADASFRRYFRVDGADGDTYILMDAPPPQEDVKPFIHVAEVFGKTGVSVPKVLAQDAERGFLLLTDLGATTYLKLLNSDTAHKLYLDAIDALVLLQAQSQPEVLPEYDRALLLRELNLFPEWYIAKHRGVTLDDKQQAALQKVFDALLANNLAQPQVYVHRDYHSRNLMVMDSGNPGILDFQDAVYGPITYDLVSLLRDAYIQWDEEMVLDWAIRYWERARRAGLPVAPDIDSFYRDFEFMGLQRHLKVLGIFARLYHRDGKAAYLDDMPLVMEYTRKTAGRYRELAPLIRILDVLENTDSGVGFTF; translated from the coding sequence ATGCCCGAGCAATTCCCTAACGATCCGCGCCTGGAACAGGCCAGCCAGTGGCTGGCGACGCTGACCGCGCCCGCGCTGCGCTGCGACACCCTGCGCCCGGCGTCGGCCGACGCCAGCTTCCGCCGCTACTTCCGCGTCGACGGCGCCGACGGCGACACCTACATTTTGATGGACGCGCCGCCGCCGCAGGAAGACGTGAAGCCCTTCATCCATGTGGCCGAGGTCTTCGGCAAGACCGGCGTGTCGGTGCCCAAGGTGCTGGCCCAGGATGCCGAACGCGGCTTCCTGCTGCTGACCGACCTCGGCGCCACCACCTACCTGAAGCTGTTGAACAGCGACACCGCCCACAAGCTCTATCTCGATGCGATCGACGCGCTGGTGCTGCTGCAGGCGCAGAGCCAGCCCGAGGTGCTGCCCGAATATGACCGCGCGCTGCTGCTGCGCGAGCTGAACCTGTTCCCGGAATGGTATATCGCAAAGCACCGCGGCGTGACGCTGGACGACAAGCAGCAGGCCGCGCTGCAGAAGGTGTTCGACGCGCTGCTGGCCAACAACCTGGCCCAGCCGCAGGTCTATGTGCACCGCGATTACCATTCCCGCAACCTGATGGTGATGGACAGCGGCAATCCCGGCATCCTCGACTTCCAGGACGCGGTCTACGGCCCGATCACCTACGACCTGGTGTCGCTGCTGCGCGATGCCTACATCCAGTGGGACGAGGAAATGGTGCTGGACTGGGCGATACGCTACTGGGAACGGGCGCGCCGCGCCGGCCTGCCGGTGGCGCCCGACATCGACAGCTTCTACCGCGACTTCGAATTCATGGGACTGCAGCGCCACCTGAAGGTGCTGGGCATCTTCGCGCGGCTGTACCACCGCGACGGCAAGGCCGCCTATCTCGACGACATGCCGCTGGTGATGGAATACACCCGGAAGACCGCCGGCCGCTACCGCGAACTGGCGCCGCTGATCCGCATCCTCGACGTGCTGGAAAACACCGACTCCGGCGTCGGCTTTACCTTCTGA
- the murU gene encoding N-acetylmuramate alpha-1-phosphate uridylyltransferase MurU, with product MKAMILAAGRGERMRPLTDSCPKPLLKVRGRPLIVWHVLNLVRAGITEIVVNHAHLGHMIEEALGDGSRYGASIAYSAEGTALETAGGIARARELLGEAPFVALAADIWAPHFDFSQAADALVDNDVWGNPLPLDQRDVAWLYLVKNPSHNPAGDFALNSFSIANEGQERHTFSGIGVYRPQMFDAITPGDSAKLAPLLREYAARGQVGGEVYRGDWLDVGTPERLAQLNAPYQGNRP from the coding sequence ATGAAAGCAATGATTCTCGCCGCCGGCCGCGGCGAACGCATGCGGCCCCTGACCGACAGCTGCCCCAAGCCGCTGCTGAAGGTGCGCGGCCGGCCACTGATCGTCTGGCATGTGCTCAACCTGGTGCGCGCCGGCATCACCGAGATCGTGGTCAACCATGCCCACCTCGGCCACATGATCGAGGAAGCGTTGGGCGACGGCAGCCGCTACGGCGCATCGATCGCCTATTCGGCCGAAGGCACCGCGCTGGAAACCGCCGGCGGCATCGCCCGCGCCCGCGAACTGCTGGGCGAAGCACCCTTTGTCGCGCTGGCGGCCGACATCTGGGCGCCGCATTTCGACTTCTCGCAGGCCGCCGACGCGCTGGTCGACAATGATGTCTGGGGCAACCCGCTGCCGCTGGACCAGCGCGACGTGGCCTGGCTTTATCTCGTGAAGAACCCGTCCCACAACCCGGCCGGCGACTTTGCGCTGAACAGCTTTTCGATCGCCAACGAAGGCCAGGAGCGCCATACCTTTTCCGGCATCGGCGTCTACCGGCCGCAGATGTTCGACGCCATCACGCCCGGCGACAGCGCGAAGCTGGCGCCGCTGCTGCGGGAATACGCGGCGCGCGGCCAGGTCGGCGGCGAAGTCTACCGCGGCGACTGGCTCGATGTCGGCACCCCCGAACGCCTGGCCCAACTGAATGCCCCCTACCAAGGAAACCGCCCATGA
- a CDS encoding aminopeptidase P N-terminal domain-containing protein — MTAAYAARRARLIEQMQARGGGIAIIPTAPEALRNNDADFPYRHDSYFYYLTGFTEPEAVLVLVAGAAGGQSILFCREKNMEREIWDGYRYGPNAAREQFGFDAAHPVSALDAEVPQLMANAPAIFYALGSNARLDAQVQGWLQAVRAQVRAGVTAPAAAFDVHQMLDEMRLVKDAGEIAIMRRAALISSAAHERAMRMSKPGLHEYQIEAELLHEFRRNGSQFPAYTSIVATGANACVLHYRAGDAVLQDGDLVLIDAGCELDGYASDITRTYPANGKFSGPQKTLYEIVLAAQAAAIAEIRPGKRFTDGHDAAVKILAQGMLDTGLLDRDKVGTLDDVIANGDFRQFYMHRTGHWLGMDVHDVGEYRDAAPAGGERPWRTLQAGMALTVEPGIYVRPAEGVPEQYWHIGIRIEDDAVVTPGGCDIITAEAPKTVAGIEAVMRG; from the coding sequence ATGACAGCAGCTTACGCAGCCCGCCGCGCCAGACTGATCGAACAGATGCAGGCCCGCGGTGGCGGCATCGCCATCATCCCGACCGCGCCCGAGGCGCTGCGCAACAACGATGCCGACTTTCCCTACCGGCATGACAGCTACTTCTATTATCTGACCGGCTTTACCGAGCCGGAGGCGGTGCTGGTGCTGGTGGCGGGCGCGGCCGGCGGCCAGTCCATCCTGTTCTGCCGCGAAAAGAACATGGAGCGGGAAATCTGGGACGGCTACCGCTACGGCCCCAACGCCGCGCGCGAGCAGTTCGGCTTCGACGCCGCCCATCCGGTCTCGGCGCTGGACGCCGAAGTGCCGCAGCTGATGGCCAATGCGCCGGCGATCTTCTACGCGCTGGGCAGCAATGCCAGGCTCGACGCCCAGGTGCAGGGCTGGCTGCAGGCGGTGCGCGCCCAGGTGCGCGCCGGCGTCACCGCGCCGGCCGCCGCCTTCGACGTGCATCAGATGCTGGACGAGATGCGGCTGGTCAAGGATGCCGGCGAGATCGCCATCATGCGCCGCGCCGCGCTGATCTCGTCGGCCGCGCACGAGCGCGCGATGCGCATGTCGAAACCCGGCCTGCATGAATACCAGATCGAGGCCGAACTGCTGCACGAGTTCCGTCGCAACGGCTCGCAATTCCCGGCCTATACGTCCATCGTCGCCACCGGCGCCAATGCCTGCGTGCTGCACTACCGCGCCGGCGACGCGGTGCTGCAGGATGGCGACCTGGTGCTGATCGACGCCGGCTGCGAGCTCGACGGTTACGCCTCCGACATCACCCGCACCTACCCGGCCAATGGCAAGTTCAGCGGCCCGCAGAAAACCCTGTACGAGATCGTGCTGGCGGCGCAGGCGGCGGCGATCGCCGAGATCCGCCCCGGCAAGCGCTTTACCGACGGCCACGACGCGGCGGTGAAGATCCTCGCCCAGGGCATGCTGGACACCGGCCTGCTCGACCGCGACAAGGTCGGCACCCTGGACGACGTGATCGCCAACGGCGACTTCCGCCAGTTCTACATGCACCGCACCGGCCACTGGCTGGGCATGGACGTGCATGACGTCGGCGAATACCGCGACGCCGCGCCGGCCGGCGGCGAGCGGCCATGGCGCACGCTGCAGGCCGGCATGGCGCTGACGGTGGAGCCGGGCATCTATGTGCGGCCGGCCGAAGGCGTGCCGGAGCAGTACTGGCACATCGGCATCCGCATCGAGGACGACGCGGTGGTCACGCCTGGCGGCTGCGACATCATCACGGCAGAAGCGCCCAAGACCGTGGCCGGGATCGAAGCCGTGATGCGCGGCTGA
- a CDS encoding UbiH/UbiF/VisC/COQ6 family ubiquinone biosynthesis hydroxylase has translation MERSYDIAIGGAGPVGMALAAMLVRHGAEPGRIALIDARGLEQATQDPRSLALSWGSRQLLEEIRAWPAAVTPIREIHVSRRGHFGRTLIAADEFDLPELGYVSRYGTLVQALASALAQAGVTVVRPMQIASRTEQADGITLTLGNGASLEAQVMVQAEGGLFADQPGKPISRDYNQTAVIAHVTVDRPLAARAFERFTGEGPLALLPQDDGYALVWCLRPARAGQVAALPDAAFLAQLQQAFGQRLGRFLTASPRISYPLGLNAGTAQSARMVAIGNAAQTLHPVAGQGLNLGLRDAAVLARMLAVDATPLTLQHYAMQRRGDRDLTIRVTDTMARIFASAPDGAYTQALLGLSLGLIDTVRPLKQLLAGQMMFGRR, from the coding sequence GTGGAGCGCAGCTATGACATCGCCATCGGCGGCGCCGGCCCAGTCGGCATGGCGCTGGCCGCGATGCTGGTGCGCCATGGCGCCGAGCCGGGCCGCATCGCGCTGATCGACGCCCGTGGGCTGGAGCAGGCAACCCAGGACCCGCGCTCGCTGGCGCTGTCCTGGGGCAGCCGCCAGCTGCTGGAGGAAATCCGCGCCTGGCCGGCCGCCGTCACGCCGATCCGGGAAATTCATGTATCGCGCCGCGGCCACTTCGGCCGCACCCTGATTGCCGCCGACGAATTCGACCTGCCGGAACTGGGCTACGTAAGCCGCTACGGCACGCTGGTGCAGGCGCTGGCATCAGCCTTGGCGCAGGCTGGCGTAACCGTGGTGCGGCCGATGCAGATCGCCTCCCGCACCGAGCAGGCTGACGGCATCACGCTCACGCTGGGCAACGGCGCCAGCCTGGAGGCGCAGGTGATGGTGCAGGCGGAAGGCGGCCTGTTCGCCGACCAGCCCGGCAAGCCGATCAGCCGCGATTACAACCAGACAGCGGTGATTGCCCATGTCACGGTCGACCGTCCGCTGGCGGCACGCGCCTTCGAACGGTTCACCGGCGAGGGGCCGCTGGCCCTGCTGCCGCAGGACGACGGCTATGCGCTGGTGTGGTGCCTGCGGCCGGCACGCGCCGGCCAGGTCGCCGCCCTCCCCGACGCCGCCTTCCTGGCGCAACTGCAGCAGGCCTTCGGCCAGCGGCTGGGCCGCTTCCTCACCGCCTCGCCGCGCATCAGCTATCCGCTCGGCCTGAACGCCGGCACCGCGCAGAGCGCCCGCATGGTCGCCATCGGCAATGCGGCCCAGACCCTGCACCCGGTTGCCGGCCAGGGCCTGAACCTGGGCCTGCGCGACGCCGCCGTGCTGGCGCGCATGCTGGCCGTGGATGCCACGCCGCTGACGCTGCAGCACTACGCGATGCAGCGCCGTGGCGACCGCGACCTGACCATTCGCGTCACCGACACCATGGCCCGCATCTTCGCCAGCGCGCCGGATGGCGCCTATACCCAGGCCCTGCTGGGCCTGTCGCTGGGGCTGATCGATACCGTGCGCCCACTCAAGCAGCTGCTAGCCGGGCAGATGATGTTCGGCCGGCGCTAG
- a CDS encoding DUF4382 domain-containing protein, whose amino-acid sequence MASTQQWVVRAAVGACALTALAGCGGGGGGGGTQTAGTLGVSLTDAPSCGFDKVFVTVTKVRVHKSAAAGTEDDGWTEIAVDPAKSKIDLLSLANGVLQPLGQVPLAAGHYSQLRLVLNKNSGNGLANSVIPTGQTNEVPLVTPSAVESGLKLVNEFDIEAGQRADLVLDFDACKSIVTRGNGEYALKPVVKVIPTLLNGVEGYVGAGLTDVHVSAQQNGEIISSTAPDSEGHFYLSRLPVGAYDVVITASDRATTVVGAVPVTSPTATTMLGTKAAPISLLAAPEARKISGTVNFMPPGTDAAYVYASQTLPAGSKITIKYRASDASGNYTLSDLPKVAPQYAPYNATALVFAAQAGIKPGVGQYAVQASATGYKTTASTVVDISQGNQAGVNFTLTQ is encoded by the coding sequence ATGGCATCGACTCAACAATGGGTGGTTCGCGCCGCAGTTGGCGCTTGTGCACTGACCGCGCTTGCCGGATGCGGCGGTGGCGGCGGAGGCGGCGGGACGCAGACCGCGGGTACCCTGGGTGTATCGCTGACCGACGCGCCTTCCTGCGGTTTCGACAAGGTATTTGTCACCGTCACCAAGGTCCGGGTGCACAAGAGCGCCGCGGCGGGCACGGAAGACGACGGCTGGACCGAGATCGCGGTAGACCCGGCCAAAAGCAAGATCGACCTGCTGTCCCTGGCCAATGGCGTGCTTCAGCCCCTGGGCCAGGTGCCGCTGGCCGCGGGCCATTATTCGCAGCTGCGCCTGGTGCTGAACAAGAACAGCGGCAATGGCCTGGCCAATTCCGTGATTCCCACCGGCCAGACCAATGAAGTCCCGCTGGTCACGCCCAGCGCGGTGGAGAGCGGGCTCAAGCTGGTCAACGAATTCGACATCGAGGCCGGCCAGCGTGCCGACCTGGTGCTGGACTTCGATGCCTGCAAATCCATCGTCACCCGCGGCAATGGCGAATATGCATTGAAGCCGGTGGTGAAAGTCATTCCGACGCTGCTCAACGGCGTGGAAGGCTATGTCGGCGCAGGCCTGACCGACGTGCATGTGTCGGCCCAGCAGAATGGCGAGATCATCAGCAGCACGGCGCCGGACAGCGAAGGCCACTTCTATCTGTCGCGCCTGCCGGTCGGCGCCTACGACGTGGTGATCACGGCATCGGACCGGGCCACCACCGTGGTCGGCGCGGTGCCCGTCACCAGCCCAACCGCAACCACCATGCTCGGCACCAAGGCAGCGCCGATCAGCCTGCTGGCTGCGCCGGAAGCACGCAAGATCAGCGGCACCGTCAATTTCATGCCACCCGGCACCGATGCCGCCTATGTGTATGCGAGCCAGACGCTGCCGGCCGGCTCGAAAATCACCATCAAGTACAGGGCAAGCGATGCCAGCGGCAACTACACGCTGAGCGACCTGCCCAAGGTAGCGCCGCAGTATGCGCCCTACAACGCGACGGCACTGGTCTTCGCCGCGCAGGCCGGCATCAAGCCGGGCGTGGGCCAGTATGCGGTGCAGGCAAGCGCCACCGGCTACAAGACGACGGCATCGACGGTGGTCGACATCAGCCAGGGCAACCAGGCCGGCGTGAATTTCACGCTGACCCAGTAA